The nucleotide window ctgggtgtcatggcaggcatttgtaattccagctacttgggaggctaagggaggagaatcacttgaacccaggaggcagaggttgcagtgagccaagatcgcaccgctgcactccagcctgggcaatagaggaagactccgtttcaaaggaaaaaaaaaaaaacacacacacacacacacattgtactCTATATATACGTATCAACATCAtaccacatatttatttatataccaaTACTGATATAGatatcagtatatatatatgtatgtggcatagatatatttatatactgaTATTGGTAAGATATCTCTAtagatgtaataataaaaatacaggcaTATATGCATAAATAgtaatatgaattatatatatatatatacacacacacacacacacacacaaatgcctgTATTTGTATCATTATTTGCATAACTAGGGTATCTATATTGGTAAAGATAGATAGAGATCTAGAAAGAGATTTACTATAGGGAATTAGCATAGGTCattatggaggctggcaagtcccaGTATCTTCAGAGTGAGTTttcaagctggagacccaggagagcaaATGGTTTAGTTCCAGCTCAagcccaaaggcctgagaaccaggagagctgatggtgtagtTCCTGTCTGAAGGCCATAGGATTGAGATTCAGGAAGAGCTGTTTTAGTTCCAAGTCTGATGGCAAGAAGAAAGCTGATGATTCAGTTTGAAGCATTTTAGACAGGAAGAATTCTCTTACTCAGGGGTgagtcagcctttttgttcttgTCAGACTTTTAACTACTTGGATGAGGCCCACCAACATTATGGAGGGCAGTCTGTTTTAGTCTACAGTCTACCAGTTTAAATGTTAATCTGATTTcaaaaacatccagaataatgttcgACCAAATATCTGAGCACCCTGTGGCCCAGGTAAGTTgagacatgaaattaaccattaTAATACCAACCTTTTATTTTCTGGCTAATAAtcatcacttttttttgagacagagtctcactctgtcacccaggctggagtgcagtggcgtgatctcggctcactgcaacctctgcctcctgggttcaagttattctcctatctcagcctccgagtagctggcactacaggcatgtgccaccacgcccagctaattttttgtatttttagtagacacagggtttcactgatAATCATCACTTTCTTGGACTTTTTTACTTATATTAAGAATACTAGGAATTGGCTTTTTAAAGTTTAAGTTCATTTtgactaagaaaaataattatcagctGGGAAGTGTTACTATATACACATTCAGGAATATGTAACAGCAAACTATTTGAAGGCTAAGCCACTGATTAAGTGAGCCTTCCCCCGTTCTGCCACTTACCACATGCACATTGATTCAAAGGCATGTATCAGCAGCTGACAGATGGTATTTCACTGATCTATAGGGACACTCAAGCATAGTCAAAGTCAAGAATACTAAATCTCCACATACCAAGGGCCTGCCGCAAAGGATGATAGGGAATTGTCTGAGTTCATTTTTGACACGTTGGATTTGAGAGGCTTCTGTAGGGTATCCTGGTCCCAAATAGGCAGAAGGAAATTCAAGTGTGACACTTGAGATGTCTGACCTGAAGAATAAGGAAATCATCAGCATAAGGACAGTAACTGAAGTCGCAAACATATTTATACTCTACATTAGCCCTTTCTAGTTTCTGCCCTATTTCTCTTGTTCCATTCAATGTATTACTTTTTTGAAATTTGTCATTTATGCTCActctctccattttctcatttcctaCGGCAGGCTAGCTATTCTTACTACCAAAATTACCTTCACAGAGGTCACTAATGACATCTTTGTTTTTGAATCAAGTATCTATGCCAGGTCTTAGATTAATCCACCATCGTATAGCATTTCACACTCTTGAACACTGTGTTCATATCATTTCCCTTATAAATCAATGAATTCCTCATGTTCTTTAGAATTATCTCATTTGCCTCAAAACTTCTGTGAATTaggtattatcttcattttacaaatgagtgaACTAAGTCCAAAAggataagtaacttgccccaggtcacagcATGTAAGTGACAGGGCTGTATTGGAACCCAGGCCTGTCTAAGGCCCAGGGTCTTTCCACCATTCCACATTTGCAGAAATAGACCTCCTTGACCTTCTGGATACTAttgtcttttttctcctcctaccTTTCCAGTTCCATCTCACTTCTCTTTGTTACGTGTAGATGTTTCCCAGGATTCTGGCTCCGTATAACGTTTTCCCGGCCATAACTAACTACTACACTGAACATCCAACAGCTTTATgctgtctttttctctgtctgaaaaaacTTTCCCTATTTCCTTGTCTGACTTtcacttgtcttttttcttttctttttctttctttcattttctctcttttcttccttttcaaatacAGGTCTTGGGGTTGCtatggttgcccaggctgaactcaaactcctgggctcaagcagttctctctcctgagcttcccgagtagctgggattacaggcatgtgccaccatgcccggtgtcactatgttgcccaggctggactcaaactcctgggcttcagcagtcttcccacctcagcctcccaaagtgctgaaatgaaAGGGTGAGTCACAGTGCCTAGCCTCAGTTATTTTGAGGgctgcaaaatggtgatttttcaaATCTATTATTCTTTCTACATTAGAGGGTATTCTGTAAGAtagttttttccttctgtatATATGTTTAGAAATGGttgtttcagagagaaaaaaatggataatagGAAATGTATAAACCCAAGAAAATGTTACTGTTCTTGTTAGCAGTACTATTACTGTTTCTATCGTTCCTGCTACTATATTTTTAGGAGTGTCTCTGAAGATACAGTCCAAAGAAAGTTCTCCAAAACAAGGAGAGCAGTCTGAAGCTGGGGATGGCGACAGCACTGGTGAGTGCCCATTCCCTGGCTCCCCTGAATCTGAAGAAGGAGGGGCTTCGGGTAGTGAGGGAGGATCACTACTCTACTTGGGAACAGGGATTCAAGCTGCAAGGAAACAGTAAAGGCCTTGGACAGGAGCCATTGTGCAAACAATTCAGGCAGTTGTGTTATGAAGAGACCACAGGACCTCGAGAAGCACTAAGTCGGCTCCGGGAGCTCTGTCAACAGTGGCTACAGCCTGCGACCCATACCAAGGAGCAGATCCTGGAGCTGCTGGTGCTGGAGCAGTTTCTGACCATCCTGCCTAAGGAGCTCCAGGCCTGGGTGTAGGAGCATCACCCAGAGAGCGGGGAGGACATGGTGGTGGTTCTGGAGGATTTGCAGCTGGATCTTGGAGAAACAGGACAACAGGTGGTAAGGGTCAGATGTGCTCTTTTTCAGGAATGCAGAAATTGAGATCTCTGGCCAGACAGGTGGACGTGGGCTCACCAGCGGAAGGAGAATTACTAAGCTTTGATTCAGTTTTTTTCCAGTCTAGCTGTTCATTTCTATAGGTCTTACCTCAACCTTACCTGGCCCTTGCTGGGAGAAAACAATGTGTGCCAGATTCCCCATCTTCTTTTCTTTGCCCCTCTGgggtttctctttgttctcttttttaacATGTAGGTGTTTTTCTGAACAGCAGTTTCCTAAACCCACCTGTATCTAATTATGCCTCCATATACCTAATTGTCCCTAGGATCCAGACCAGGCAAAGGAACAAAAAATACTTGTGGAGGAGATGTCCCCCCTGAGAGGAGTGCAGGAACAGCAGGTTCGGCCTGAGTGTGAAGTTACAAAGCCTGAGAAAGAGAAGGGTAAGAACTGGATTGCATCTGCTGTGTGTGAGATGTGGTGGACTGTGCCTTTCCCTCTGAGGTTCTGCTTAGCAcccttgtcttttgttttttgcttttgttttgagttAGGTTTACTGAAGCATAATTTACATGtagtaaaattcactctttttagATGTACAGGTCAACGAGTTTTCACAAATGTGAAATAATTATGGTCTAATCAGAACACTATCAAGAGATAAGAGATGTCTATCACCCCATATATTTTAGTTGAACAAAATAGCAAGGAAAGGGTACAAAGGGAACCTGGACCTTCACTTTGCTCTTCTTCCTCTTACTGTAGGGGTGAATAAAAAAAGTAGTGCTaggccagctacttgggaagctaagggagaaggatggcttgagcccagttcaaggctgcagtgagcaatgattgtgtcactgcacttcagtctgggcaacatctcttaaaaaaaacaagtagtggccaggcatggtggctcttgcctgtaaacccagcactttgggaagccaaggcaggtggattacaaggtcaggagttcaagaccagcctggccaagacagtgaaaccccgtctctattaaaaatacaaaaattagccaggtgtggtggcgggtgcctgtaatcccagctacttgggaggctgaggcagagaattgcttgaacccaggaggcagatgttgcagtgagccgagatcacaccagtgcacttcagcctgggtgacacagcgagactctgtctcaaaaaaaaaaaaaaaaaaacaagtagtgCTCGTTTCTTAACCAAGGCAAagaaagccattttttaaaaatttccttcaaaTTATTGTAAATGGCCACtatctttcatttctaaatgtcacctggattttttttttctatattttcttttttgttgttgtttttctattgagacagggtcttgctctgtcttcaggctggagtgcagtggtacagtcatagctcactataaccttgaccttccagtctcaagtgatcctctcatcttagcctcccaagtagctgggactacaggtgtgtataccaccacacctggctttttattataattatttgtagagacagggtctccctatattgcgctggctggtctcgcactcctggtcttaagtatttctcccatttgggcctctcacagtgctggcaTAGGTACAAGCCACCTCGTTCagcctcctttattttctttgtcactgaagttcttcttcctaatttttgctcctcacattttttcatttcttcttttttttttttttttttcctgtcatagGACTGATTACATTATATTGTAGTTTCTggtttgcttctctttttctcttgccaGACTAAAAGGGAAGGGTTTTGTTTCCTGAGTCAGCTACAGTCCCTGGCCTAGCGTAGACCCTCAATAAATGTCTATTTGATGAATGGCTGATTTCATATCTAAAACCATGCTTTACATGCTACCTATTCCTCTGTTCAATTTCCAAGTCACCTTCAAAGTTACCTTTCTTCTGGGAGCATTCTGAATAAAGTGGCTGAAAGAAAGGGGCCTACCTTTTCTCAATAGCCTTGTAGAAATGAATTTGTACCATGTAATCAGTGATGGGTATATAGtttaaatacaaaaagtaaatgtGGCTGCCGTGGtggttcatacttgtaatcccagtactttgggaagtcaaagtgggaggattgcttgaagccagatgtttgagaccagcctgggaaacatagtgaaacctcgtctctacaaaaaataaataaataaataaatagctaggcgtggtggcatgcagctgtagtcctagccacttgggaggctgaggcaagaggattgcttgagcccaggagttcaagactgcagtgagctatgtgattgcaccactgtactccagccttggcaacagagcaagaccatgtctcaaaaaaagtgaaTGTAACATCAGTAGACTCTTGAAAATGTTCCTTACCCCCTGGATctgttgaaaatgttattttctattcaAAATTCAGGGTTCTTTTGGTTTCATCCTCTCTtgcttttttaaagttgtatatgTGATTATATCATTACTGAAAGAGTCTTATTCCTTTCCCTTAATCTCTCactcctgccccctgcccccatgTAGGACTGAATACTTCATTCTGTCGTAGAGGGTCTTTGTACACAGTacattattactttatttaatttcttcACTCCTCACCTGTGACCTTCCTTTCTCTGATATCTCCTTACTAATCTCTTCactttcacttttccttttggctGTCATCTACTCTCTCCTTTTTAATTATCTGCTGAATTAACTTGCTCACACTGATTAACCCTCCTTTGTTATTAGTGCTGCTTAGAgtctctttcttctattttctccaTCCAGCTTTCCTTTTACTCTCTCATTCTGACTTTGCATCCCCAGTCATGCTCCTAGCCTTTAAAGAGTTATCCTTAGCTACAAGAAAAactggtaaataaaaatataaaatgaaacaaaacaaaaaacttgacaTTCTTCTCACCCGTCTGCTTGTGTATCTATCTGAGCTtaagttttctctattttcatttaatttcacccTTAGGACACAGGCCATTTATTTagtaaacatttgtttaatgtctgttatgtaccaggctctgtgctagagAAAACAAAGTCTGCTCTGCATGTGCTTACAGTCTCTTGGGGCATTGTGCATCAGGGGTGCAGGGAGAGAGATAGACATGAATAAATTATCACAGCATTGAGATAAAAACTTTGTTGAACCACACAGGAGAGCAGTTACTGTTGTCCAAGGAGATTAGGAAAGCCGAAGGCATTTTTGTGAACTTCATGTTATTGTCACGGTCTTATGGTgcaatattctttctttattcataaGGACACAGAGCCCAGATAATTTaccttactttttaaagattacaCAGTTAGTGATAAAATTGGCACCACAtctacatttcttcattttcagttAAAATGCTGTCCCTTTCTTATGGGCCCTGGGGGTCTCAATTAACctaccttttttattttccatgtgaCATGTTATCTTCAAGACTGTACAGGCATGCCCTTTTAGACAGTTTATTTGCTTGCTTGCTAGCTACTCTGTGTGTGGTATCACATGAtaaaatttaaactatttaaaataagttacctcccaccagaatTCCCCATCTTTCCCCAAAGGCAGTCATAGTTAACAATGTCTTGTGTACCATTCTGTAACTCTTTTATACAATCACAAGCATCCACAGTGTTTTTACTTTGCACACATGGcttcattaagttttttttttccttctagttgCAGATTCCTTTCCCCAAGCATCAAAAGACAAGTAATTGGtggtatatatttaatattgcaGGTGAGGAGACAAGGATTGAGAATGGGAAGCTTGTTGTAGTAACAGACTCTTGTGGAAGAGTAGAGTCATCTGGGAAAATATCTGAACCCATGGAGGCTCATAATGAGGGCTCTAACTTGGAAAGGCAGCAGGCCAAGCCCAAAGAGGAGACTGAGTATAAATGCTCAGAATGTGGGCAGGGATTCCTCCAGCACTCAGACCTGATTGAACATGCGAGTACACACACGGGAAAGAAACTCTGCGAGTCTGATGTGTGTCAGAGTTCCAGTCTTACAAGACATAAAGTCCTCTCTAGAGAGAAAGGTCATCAGTGTCAtgagtgtgggaaagcctttcAGAGGAGTTCACACCTCGTCAGACATCAGAAAATCCATCTTGGTGAGAAGCCTTATCAGTGCAACGAGTGTGGCAAAGTCTTTAGCCAGAATGCAGGCCTTTTGGAACATCtcagaattcatactggagagaaaccttatctATGTATCCATTGTGGAAAAAATTTTAGGCGCAGCTCTCACCTTAATCGACACCAGAGAATTCACAGCCAGGAGGAGCCCTGTGAGTGCAAGGAGTGTGGAAAAACCTTTAGTCAGGCCCTACTCCTCACCCACCATCAGAGAATTCACAGTCACTCCAAAAACCATCAATGTAATGAGtgtggaaaagctttcagtttgaCCTCAGACCTTATTCGACACCacagaattcatactggagaaaaacctttCAAGTGTAACATATGCCAGAAAGCCTTCCGACTAAACTCACACCTTGCTCAGCATGTAAGAATCCACAATGAAGAAAAACCCTATCAGTGTAGTGAATGTGGAGAAGCCTTCAGGCAAAGGTCAGGTCTTTTTCAACATCAGAGATATCACCACAAAGACAAACTGGCTTGATGAGGCGTTCTCACCTTGTAGAACGTCAGAGAGGGCACATTGACTATCAAACAGCACTTTAGGAAAAGTCACCATAGCCCACTGTGGCATCAGAAAATTCTTGGGGGCTCCCTGCCTCTAttccttctcctttgctttccttgAAGTCAGCTTTGGACCCCAATAATTTCATCCTAGATGATATGATAGGATCAAAGTTAACCAGCATTCTTCACTGCAGGACATCTCAGAGCTTTTAACATAACTGCATGATTATATACTCTAAGCAACAGGGAGCTTCATGACTGAGTAAGGGTTTTGAAGTCAGCAGTGAATCAAGTGCCCACAGATTTGCAGGCTTAAGCAGAACAAGAGAAGATTgatatttttgcatttgctgtAGCAACTTACTcctataaaataaaactgatgatGTTTGCACCTTGAGACTACTCTCAAAGGTGTCTTAAAGTACAGGTTAATGGTGAACATTTTCCCCCAGTGGCTTCACCTCATTCCTCCCACTGGCCTTACCCCTTCCTTCCCCAGTGGAagcattttcaaaagcaaagatATTTTTCGCTGGTGAACTTTAGAACTTGCCTTCAGGGTTAGCTTCATGTAATTTTACCACTTCCCCATCCCCACCGCATTATGTCAAGATTCAAGTTATAAATCAGCGTTTTAGACTTTGAAAGAGATTTCATGAGTAATTTGAATGCACCTTGCTGAATTAATCTGAATAGCAACTGTCTGACTTGATAACTCCAGTGCCAGTCTAGTGGCTGCTGCATAGACACTATTCAGTAAAtgtctgatgaaagaaattggacTTTTGCCCTTTAATATTGATGATGCAATTTTGAAATGTTGCTTGTTCTGGAATACTTTGGAAGTTGAACAATAAAGTCAGCTTGGAGAGGAGATCATGATCTTTATATTGTGAATACCAGaatgttacagatgaagaatattaaaattagggGTGTCCACTCCAAAACATATCACCAGAGTGATAAACACCACCTACTAATTGTTAGTAGCTGCAGAGGGTATTCCTTTCAGGAGAAGACTTTTCGGTGTTCCAGTGTGAAAAGATCAGTGAAACCTCATGTGGTGATTGGGACTGGATTCAGCTGCATATAGTTTAAAAACAAGGCATGAGTGACTTCatacaagtttatttttctctctaataGAAAAGGGCTGGAGATAATTAGTCCATCCTTGATGGCTGCTGAAGCTCCAGTTATCACATGTAAAATGTGGACAAAAGGTAGAGGAATAGAAAGAGGCTCCTCTCAGTTCAGTTACCTCCTTTTGAGCAGCCTCCAAAAATCACTTAGCAAGTATGTCATAGGCAAAAACCTAGACAAAGAAGGCTGGAAAGCGTGTCTTATTCTGGATTGCAGAGTGCCCAGCTGAAAATTAGGCTTCCATTACTACATTACTAAGGATAAAAGGAAGACTTAAGCTGACCAAAAGCAACAATCAATACAATTTCttggagggaaaagaaaacaaatctgtcATAGAAGCAGTtatagcttcttttttctttttttttttcagacggagttttgctctcgttgtccaggctggagtgcaatgacgcgatctcagctcactgcaaccgtcccttcctgggttcaaacagttctcctgcctcagcctcccaagtagctgagattataggcatgcgccaccacgcccagctaattttgtatttttagtagtgatggggtttcaccatgttggtcaggctgttcttgaacccctgacctcaggtgatccgcccaccttagcatcccaaagtgctgggattacacgcgtgagccacagcgctcaGCCTTCAGCTATAACTTTTTGAGACactaaaatatttcatgtaaaatcAGTTGTAGTGTGTTGCTTAGAAAGCCAGAAagctatgtatattttattctgcCTTTATAAGTAAAGTTAACTTGATGTCTGGAATTTTCCCCACAGTATTTTGAGGACTATGTTAAGATAAGTATCTAAACATTTAGTACCATCTCATAGTTTAAATCTATTTGATTCAGTTCAGTTTAAGAAAGTACATAGAATATATTATtatgatgaaaatgaaaagattcaAAGTGTGAAGTACTTTCCCTCACAATTATCTGGAAGACGTATATTGGCTTTCTCCATGATGATTTTGTAGAACAGATGTAAACATTCTAAATGTATTGACACCTTACACAACTTAATTCTTCCTTATAGGTCCAAAGGAAATGATGTTCTCGTTATTTCCCTTGAGTCAGACCCATATCCACATGGGCATAAATGTCAACTGGAGgtatatttaattaataatgtCTTACTACTTTATTCTAAAAAGTTATAGAAACATTAAACAAAGGGCAAATGTTATAACAGATCTCAAGGTTTTGCCTGCAGTGTAAGATACCCTGAAAGGTAAATTTAAAATCCCTATTCAGAGGACAGGAACCCAGGAGGGATGTATTGCAGCAATATTTTCTACTGATCAGGCTTTTCTGTTTGAGTAGTATCCTGTAATATCCAAATATACAGTGAAGTGGGAAGTCGCTGTATCTCCATTTCCCACTCACTCACTTGTTTAAAAAACTGATAAGGTTACTATGTAGTTTGCCATTAAAAGTAGCATGGAAAAataggaaagggaaaaaataaccCTAATTGTCTGTATTAATATCTTCATCAATTATTAATTTATACCTGATAGAAGTTCATAtccattgttttaaaaacttgaaaaatgtaaagaaagcaaATCATCTTGTTCATGGTACAGATATAACCTCTTAATGTAGATTTGTAGATAACTGGTCTTTTTCACATATAAACAATTGACTTTTCTCACTGGACTTTATGTCATGAACAATTTTTATGTGTAACAGACAGGATAGTCAATTTACCTATCCTCACACCCCATTCTAATCCACTCCTGCCATAATCCTGACTGTGCAGCCTGCCATGTGACCTGTCCCCCACCACTGATGATTGGATCAGGAAG belongs to Macaca thibetana thibetana isolate TM-01 chromosome 4, ASM2454274v1, whole genome shotgun sequence and includes:
- the ZSCAN26 gene encoding LOW QUALITY PROTEIN: zinc finger and SCAN domain-containing protein 26 (The sequence of the model RefSeq protein was modified relative to this genomic sequence to represent the inferred CDS: substituted 1 base at 1 genomic stop codon); translated protein: MATALVSAHSLAPLNLKKEGLRVVREDHYSTWEQGFKLQGNSKGLGQEPLCKQFRQLCYEETTGPREALSRLRELCQQWLQPATHTKEQILELLVLEQFLTILPKELQAWVXEHHPESGEDMVVVLEDLQLDLGETGQQVDPDQAKEQKILVEEMSPLRGVQEQQVRPECEVTKPEKEKGEETRIENGKLVVVTDSCGRVESSGKISEPMEAHNEGSNLERQQAKPKEETEYKCSECGQGFLQHSDLIEHASTHTGKKLCESDVCQSSSLTRHKVLSREKGHQCHECGKAFQRSSHLVRHQKIHLGEKPYQCNECGKVFSQNAGLLEHLRIHTGEKPYLCIHCGKNFRRSSHLNRHQRIHSQEEPCECKECGKTFSQALLLTHHQRIHSHSKNHQCNECGKAFSLTSDLIRHHRIHTGEKPFKCNICQKAFRLNSHLAQHVRIHNEEKPYQCSECGEAFRQRSGLFQHQRYHHKDKLA